One Silene latifolia isolate original U9 population chromosome 4, ASM4854445v1, whole genome shotgun sequence DNA segment encodes these proteins:
- the LOC141653553 gene encoding protein IQ-DOMAIN 22-like: MGKASRWFRTLLGLKRPDSNPNPNPNQKPSSKPPKDKRKWNFVKSYREKSRPRSHSYGQTAADGQDYADELPVFAADAVRLMHSGQCYEPTVSTRLYNGQVWAAVLIQSRFRGYLARRALRALKGLVKLQALVRGHIMRRKTAETMRCMQAMLRAQARARSVRAYFPDSPLSSSKSCQLHQLGPPTPEKFEQFVRAKSAKQDHSPNIKRNGSRSSSQASTINFGALRLGSRMDEPAFIPRSTSSTRSRKIDEGQADRILQTDRGRPQLLDSRRRTLFDFSHSGLLASDQVSQTNTTSKGSTTHHTTEIDDLKSATSQGGTKSDGSRSFLSGYSDCPSYMAYTQSSIAKVRSRSAPKQRLQYDRSISSKKKHAVHRSTDSQRDSTTQDSFSSKGYPGSGRLDRLEMAVRDSTVYYYSGYLT, encoded by the exons ATGGGTAAAGCATCAAGGTGGTTCCGTACCCTTCTCGGCCTAAAACGACCCGACTCAAATCCAAACCCAAATCCGAACCAAAAACCGTCTAGCAAACCCCCCAAGGACAAACGTAAGTGGAACTTTGTCAAGTCTTACCGCGAAAAATCCCGCCCTAGGTCCCACAGCTACGGTCAAACCGCAGCTGATGGTCAGGATTACGCCGACGAGCTCCCCGTATTCGCAGCTGATGCTGTTAGACTGATGCATAGTGGACAGTGTTATGAACCGACGGTTTCAACGCGTCTGTATAATGGTCAAGTTTGGGCTGCTGTTCTTATTCAATCCCGCTTTCGTGGCTATTTG GCAAGGAGGGCATTGCGAGCATTGAAAGGACTGGTGAAACTACAGGCCCTGGTAAGGGGCCACATTATGAGAAGAAAAACTGCTGAAACGATGCGTTGTATGCAAGCAATGCTGCGAGCACAGGCGCGAGCTAGATCAGTTCGGGCCTACTTTCCTGACTCCCCTCTTTCGAGCTCCAAGTCTTGCCAACTTCATCAACTA GGGCCTCCAACGCCGGAGAAGTTCGAGCAATTTGTCCGTGCTAAAAGTGCAAAGCAGGATCATTCACCCAACATCAAG AGAAACGGTTCCAGATCAAGCAGCCAGGCAAGTACAATCAACTTTGGCGCATTGCGGTTAGGCTCTCGGATGGATGAGCCAGCGTTCATTCCAAGGAGTACTTCTTCCACCCGATCACGCAAGATAGACGAAGGTCAAGCTGACCGAATACTTCAGACGGACAGAGGGAGACCCCAGTTACTGGACTCTAGAAGGCGAACTTTATTTGACTTTTCTCACTCTGGTTTACTAGCCTCGGATCAAGTCAGCCAAACCAACACCACCTCTAAAGGCTCCACGACCCACCACACAACCGAAATTGATGATCTCAAATCGGCAACCTCGCAAGGTGGTACCAAGAGTGATGGGTCTAGAAGCTTCCTTAGTGGGTACTCGGACTGTCCTAGCTATATGGCATACACTCAATCGTCTATAGCTAAGGTGAGATCACGCAGTGCCCCTAAACAAAGACTTCAATATGACCGGTCAATAAGTTCAAAAAAGAAGCACGCGGTTCATAGATCAACAGACTCGCAAAGGGACTCCACGACGCAAGACAGTTTTAGTAGCAAGGGTTACCCCGGTTCAGGCCGGTTGGATAGGCTTGAAATGGCAGTTAGGGATAGTACAGTGTATTACTACAGTGGTTACCTAACCTAG